The DNA window AATTTACTACTTAACAACCAAACTCTGAAAAGTTGactataattatcaaaattcatagtgaaattacaaaatttgtatttattttatagttaattaatttgaaacattatttattgaaattccGACATAGAAGCAAAGCTTCatgaaatttgaataaaaaaatacttaaaagtataaattgtttatttacatttgacCACACTGTGATATTGTTACAGGTATTTTGGGTTTATTGTTGGGTCCTGTTGgtacattttctattttcctCATAACTAATAATCCATCAATTACTCTTCCGAACACAACATGTTTATTATCTAAAAAGTTGCACTTTGcgcaagttataaaaaattgacaaccATTTGTATCTTTACCACTGTTAGCCATTGAAAGTAGGCCTGGTGAGTCATGTTTTAATGCGAAATTTTCATCTGCAAATGTACTTCCTCCATAAATACTCATTACACCTGTGCCATCACCCTACGAAAGAAGGATATATGTAAAaaggattttaaaacaaaacaataggTAGA is part of the Papilio machaon chromosome 4, ilPapMach1.1, whole genome shotgun sequence genome and encodes:
- the LOC106720233 gene encoding peptidyl-prolyl cis-trans isomerase H; protein product: MPTWNQIQSQLRNPNNPVVFFDVTVGTTEIGRMIFELFADVVPKTSENFREFCTGEYRRDGVPLGYKGATFHRVIKDFMIQGGDFVNGDGTGVMSIYGGSTFADENFALKHDSPGLLSMANSGKDTNGCQFFITCAKCNFLDNKHVVFGRVIDGLLVMRKIENVPTGPNNKPKIPVTISQCGQM